In Longimicrobium sp., the following are encoded in one genomic region:
- a CDS encoding AAA family ATPase produces MRTKNREALLMDACIRAKQPFVMDNTNPLAEERARYILPARAARFRVVCYFFRTETRAAIARNNKREGRARIPIPGILGTYKKLEEPRPEEGFDEIYLVTLTPEDEFVLAQLFPGPSDTSNLE; encoded by the coding sequence CTGCGGACCAAGAACCGCGAAGCGCTGCTGATGGACGCCTGCATCCGCGCGAAGCAGCCGTTCGTCATGGACAACACCAACCCGCTCGCCGAAGAGCGGGCCCGCTACATCCTCCCCGCCCGCGCCGCGCGCTTTCGCGTAGTCTGCTACTTCTTCCGCACGGAGACGCGAGCCGCCATCGCGCGCAACAACAAGCGTGAGGGCAGGGCCAGAATTCCCATCCCCGGCATCCTGGGCACCTACAAGAAGCTCGAGGAGCCCCGCCCCGAAGAGGGCTTCGACGAGATCTACCTCGTCACCCTCACGCCCGAGGACGAGTTCGTCCTCGCTCAGCTATTCCCCGGGCCCTCGGACACATCCAACCTGGAATAG
- a CDS encoding Uma2 family endonuclease, whose translation MSAAAFDRYTPEEYLALDRNAEFRSEYIDGRLVAMSGNSRPHSVTVSNLVRMFGNCFDGRPCEVYSNTMRVKVTPSRYVYPDVVAVCDEPKFEDREVDILLNPGLVVEVLSPSTASYDRGDKFVHYRKIDSLLEVLFIAQDCVFIEHWRRQGDMWTLTEITGVDDTLMLNSVGCAIPVQEIYSRLDVSEGPGNS comes from the coding sequence GGACCGCAACGCCGAATTCAGGAGCGAGTACATCGACGGCCGCCTGGTCGCCATGAGCGGAAACTCGCGTCCTCACAGCGTCACCGTTTCGAATCTGGTGCGCATGTTCGGCAACTGCTTCGATGGGCGCCCGTGCGAGGTGTACTCGAATACGATGCGGGTGAAAGTCACTCCGTCGAGGTACGTGTATCCCGACGTGGTGGCGGTCTGCGACGAGCCGAAGTTCGAGGACCGGGAAGTCGATATCCTGTTGAATCCCGGCTTGGTCGTCGAGGTGCTCTCTCCCAGCACCGCATCGTACGATCGTGGGGACAAGTTCGTTCACTACAGGAAGATCGATTCACTCCTCGAGGTGCTGTTCATCGCGCAAGACTGCGTCTTTATCGAGCACTGGCGCCGGCAGGGCGACATGTGGACGCTGACGGAGATCACTGGCGTGGACGATACCTTGATGCTGAACTCGGTTGGATGCGCCATCCCGGTCCAGGAGATCTATTCCAGGTTGGATGTGTCCGAGGGCCCGGGGAATAGCTGA
- a CDS encoding NAD-dependent succinate-semialdehyde dehydrogenase, producing MPIASINPATGETLKTFDALTPEEIERKLALAEQAFRAHRRTPMRERAERMARAAEVLEADKDRFARLMTTEMGKPLAAAVAEIEKCAWVCRYYAEHAEEMLRPRPVDVGDARAEIHFLPLGAVLAIMPWNFPFWQVFRFAAPGLMAGNVGLLKHASNVPQCALAIEEVFRRAGFDEGVFTTLLVGSEAVGSLLDDPRVAAATLTGSTPAGSSVAERAGRNLKKTVLELGGSDAFVVMPSADLDAAAKTAAKARCINNGQSCIAAKRFIVHDAVADEFERLFVHAMEALKVGDPMHSATDIGPLATQSIRDEVAGQVRAAVAAGARVLTGGHPLDGTGFFYPPTILTDIPRDAPAYYEEVFGPVALLFRVPDLDAAISTANDSPFGLGSSVWTRDDGERARFIAEIEAGMTYVNAMVASDPRLPFGGVKQSGYGRELAELGIHEFVNIKSVWMQDTAPGDLAAAE from the coding sequence ATGCCCATCGCGAGCATCAACCCGGCAACGGGCGAAACGTTGAAGACCTTCGACGCGTTGACGCCGGAGGAGATCGAACGGAAGCTGGCGCTCGCCGAGCAGGCCTTCCGCGCGCACCGGCGCACGCCCATGCGCGAGCGGGCGGAGCGGATGGCGCGCGCGGCCGAGGTGCTGGAGGCCGACAAGGACCGCTTCGCCCGCCTGATGACGACGGAGATGGGAAAACCCCTCGCCGCGGCCGTCGCCGAGATAGAGAAGTGCGCCTGGGTGTGCCGCTACTACGCCGAGCATGCCGAGGAGATGCTGCGTCCCCGCCCCGTGGACGTCGGTGATGCGCGGGCCGAGATCCACTTTCTGCCGCTGGGGGCCGTGCTGGCGATCATGCCGTGGAATTTCCCTTTCTGGCAGGTCTTCCGCTTCGCCGCGCCGGGGCTGATGGCCGGCAACGTGGGCCTGCTGAAGCACGCCTCCAACGTGCCCCAGTGCGCGCTTGCGATCGAAGAGGTGTTCCGCCGCGCCGGCTTCGATGAAGGCGTGTTCACGACGTTGCTCGTCGGCTCCGAGGCCGTCGGGAGCCTGCTGGACGATCCCCGTGTCGCCGCCGCCACGCTCACCGGCAGCACCCCGGCGGGGAGCAGCGTCGCCGAACGCGCGGGACGAAACCTCAAGAAAACCGTGCTGGAGCTGGGCGGCAGCGACGCGTTCGTGGTGATGCCCAGCGCCGACCTGGACGCGGCAGCGAAGACGGCAGCCAAGGCGCGCTGCATCAACAACGGCCAGTCGTGCATCGCGGCCAAGCGCTTCATCGTCCACGACGCGGTGGCGGACGAGTTCGAGCGGCTCTTCGTCCACGCGATGGAGGCGCTCAAGGTGGGCGATCCCATGCACTCGGCCACGGACATCGGCCCGCTGGCGACGCAGTCCATCCGCGACGAGGTGGCCGGCCAGGTTCGCGCCGCCGTCGCTGCGGGCGCGCGCGTTCTCACCGGCGGGCACCCGCTGGACGGCACCGGCTTCTTCTATCCGCCGACCATCCTGACTGACATCCCGCGCGATGCGCCGGCGTACTACGAAGAGGTGTTCGGCCCCGTGGCGCTGCTGTTCCGCGTGCCGGACCTGGACGCGGCGATCTCGACGGCCAACGACTCGCCTTTCGGCCTGGGGAGCAGCGTGTGGACGCGGGACGACGGCGAGCGCGCCCGCTTCATCGCCGAGATCGAGGCGGGGATGACGTACGTCAACGCGATGGTCGCTTCCGATCCCCGGCTGCCGTTCGGTGGCGTCAAGCAGTCCGGCTACGGGCGCGAGCTGGCCGAGTTAGGCATCCACGAGTTCGTGAACATCAAGTCCGTGTGGATGCAGGACACGGCGCCCGGCGACCTCGCCGCGGCCGAGTAG
- a CDS encoding DUF86 domain-containing protein: MRIEDAVRLRHMLDGSREAIEFLGSTSRDALADDRMRAYAVVRAIEVVGEAASKVAAETRAAHPGVPRSVITAMRNRLIHGYFDIDYQRVWDTTRADLPVLIEELERILASDPPA, from the coding sequence TTGCGGATTGAGGATGCCGTGCGGCTCCGCCACATGCTCGACGGCTCGCGCGAGGCGATCGAGTTTCTTGGGTCCACCAGCCGCGACGCGTTGGCGGATGATCGCATGCGAGCCTACGCGGTGGTACGTGCAATCGAAGTCGTCGGCGAGGCCGCTTCGAAGGTCGCCGCCGAAACGCGCGCGGCGCATCCCGGTGTGCCGCGGTCCGTAATCACCGCGATGCGCAATCGCCTGATCCACGGATACTTCGACATCGATTACCAGCGGGTTTGGGATACCACGCGCGCCGACCTGCCGGTACTGATCGAGGAACTGGAGAGGATTCTCGCCTCCGATCCCCCCGCCTGA